In a single window of the Bradyrhizobium sp. ORS 285 genome:
- a CDS encoding ArgE/DapE family deacylase — protein MTETAAAVPNDVMERLAAAVDANFKQQVAFLQQLVQFRSLRGEEAPVQDWLAKEFEARGYKVDRFSLADVDLMKHPKAAPMDNIALDGSRQVVATLDGEGKGRSLILQGHIDVVPEGPTDLWGDAPYEAIVRDGWMIGRGAQDMKSGVSAMIFALDAIKAAGFVPDGRVHLETVTEEESTGNGALSTLMRGYTADACLIPEPTGHTLTRAQVGAIWFRLRVRGTPVHVAYAETGTNAILSAMHLIRAFQEHTNEINARATSNAWFSGVKNPIKFNVGIIKGGDWASSTPAWCDLDCRLGVLPGETPAEAMAGIEQCLAKAQAADSFLSENPVELVWSGFQADPAVCEPGSAAEAALAEVHARVFEQPLDVRLSTAVNDTRYYSVDYGIPALCYGPYGIGPHAFDERVDLDSVRKTTLSIAMFVAQWCGLRKA, from the coding sequence GTGACTGAAACTGCGGCGGCTGTGCCGAACGATGTGATGGAGCGGCTCGCCGCCGCTGTGGATGCCAACTTCAAGCAGCAGGTCGCCTTCCTGCAGCAGCTCGTGCAATTCCGCAGCCTGCGCGGCGAGGAAGCGCCGGTGCAGGACTGGCTGGCGAAGGAATTCGAGGCGCGCGGCTACAAGGTCGATCGCTTCAGCCTCGCCGATGTCGACCTGATGAAGCATCCCAAAGCGGCGCCGATGGACAATATCGCGCTCGACGGCTCCAGGCAGGTGGTGGCGACGCTCGACGGCGAGGGCAAGGGGCGCAGCCTGATCCTGCAGGGGCACATCGACGTGGTGCCGGAAGGGCCGACTGACCTGTGGGGCGATGCGCCTTACGAAGCGATCGTGCGCGACGGCTGGATGATCGGCCGCGGCGCGCAGGACATGAAGTCCGGCGTGTCCGCGATGATCTTCGCACTCGACGCGATCAAGGCCGCCGGCTTCGTGCCGGACGGACGCGTTCACCTGGAGACGGTGACCGAGGAGGAGAGCACCGGCAACGGCGCGCTCTCCACCCTGATGCGCGGCTACACGGCTGACGCATGCCTCATCCCCGAGCCGACCGGACACACGCTCACGCGCGCCCAGGTCGGCGCGATCTGGTTCCGTCTGCGCGTGCGCGGCACGCCGGTGCACGTCGCCTATGCCGAGACCGGCACCAATGCGATCCTGTCGGCAATGCATTTGATCCGCGCGTTCCAGGAGCACACCAACGAGATCAACGCGCGCGCCACCTCGAATGCGTGGTTCTCGGGCGTGAAGAATCCAATCAAGTTCAACGTCGGCATCATCAAGGGCGGCGACTGGGCAAGCTCGACGCCGGCGTGGTGCGATCTCGATTGCCGGCTCGGCGTGCTGCCCGGCGAGACGCCGGCGGAGGCGATGGCCGGCATCGAACAGTGCCTCGCCAAGGCGCAGGCGGCCGACAGCTTCCTGTCGGAGAATCCGGTCGAGCTGGTGTGGAGCGGCTTCCAGGCCGATCCCGCGGTGTGCGAGCCCGGCAGCGCGGCCGAAGCCGCGCTCGCCGAAGTGCATGCGCGCGTGTTCGAGCAGCCGCTCGACGTGCGGCTCTCCACCGCCGTCAACGACACCCGCTACTATTCCGTCGACTACGGCATCCCCGCGCTGTGCTACGGGCCCTACGGAATCGGACCGCATGCGTTCGACGAGCGCGTCGATCTCGATAGCGTGCGCAAGACCACGCTGTCGATCGCGATGTTCGTCGCGCAATGGTGCGGGCTGCGCAAAGCATGA
- the gabT gene encoding 4-aminobutyrate--2-oxoglutarate transaminase, with the protein MTTNLAANLAKNEDLLARRHEAVVRGVSYATPLFADRALNSEVWDVEGKRYVDFAGGIAVLNTGHCHPHVVAAIRAQLDRFTHTCFQVLQYEPYVRLSERLNALAPISGPAKSILLTTGAEATENAIKIARAATGRSGIIAFTGAFHGRTALANAMTGKVMPYKKPFGPPLPGVWHAPFPIAGSNVSVEDTLSYINFIFKADIDASQVAAIIIEPVQGEGGFHPAPPELMRGLRRICDANGIVLIADEVQTGFGRTGKMFAMEHYDVQPDLICVAKSLAGGMPLSGVIGRAAIMDAAEPGGLGGTYGGNPLACAAALAVLDVFEQEKLLDRANAIGDRLRAAITRFSRANNLVPVSEPRGPGAMVAFDILRQRGSDEPDAEMTKRVTRVAHENGLILLSCGVTASTIRILVPLTASDVIVDEGLAILEKCLAA; encoded by the coding sequence ATGACTACGAATCTGGCTGCGAATCTGGCGAAGAACGAAGACCTGCTGGCACGTCGGCACGAGGCCGTCGTCAGGGGCGTGAGCTACGCCACGCCGCTGTTTGCCGACCGTGCCCTGAACAGCGAGGTCTGGGATGTCGAAGGCAAGCGCTATGTCGACTTCGCCGGCGGCATCGCCGTGCTCAACACCGGCCATTGCCATCCGCATGTCGTGGCCGCCATCCGCGCCCAGCTCGATCGCTTCACCCACACCTGCTTCCAGGTGCTGCAATACGAGCCTTACGTCCGCCTGAGCGAACGCCTCAATGCGCTGGCACCGATCTCCGGCCCAGCCAAGTCGATCCTGCTGACGACCGGCGCAGAGGCGACCGAGAACGCCATCAAGATCGCGCGCGCGGCCACGGGGCGCAGCGGCATCATCGCCTTCACCGGCGCCTTCCACGGCCGAACCGCGCTCGCCAACGCGATGACCGGTAAGGTGATGCCCTATAAGAAGCCGTTCGGGCCGCCGCTGCCGGGCGTGTGGCATGCGCCATTCCCGATCGCCGGCAGCAATGTCTCGGTCGAGGACACGCTGTCCTACATCAACTTCATCTTCAAGGCCGACATCGACGCCTCGCAGGTCGCGGCCATCATCATCGAGCCGGTGCAGGGCGAGGGCGGCTTCCACCCCGCGCCGCCTGAGCTGATGCGCGGCCTGCGCCGGATCTGCGACGCCAACGGCATCGTGCTGATCGCGGACGAAGTGCAGACCGGCTTCGGCCGCACCGGCAAGATGTTCGCGATGGAGCATTACGACGTGCAGCCGGACCTGATCTGCGTCGCCAAGAGCCTCGCCGGCGGCATGCCGCTGTCGGGCGTGATCGGCCGTGCCGCGATCATGGATGCGGCGGAGCCGGGCGGCCTCGGCGGCACCTATGGCGGCAATCCCTTGGCCTGTGCGGCGGCCCTCGCGGTGCTCGACGTGTTCGAGCAGGAGAAGCTGCTCGACCGCGCCAATGCGATCGGCGACCGGCTCCGCGCCGCGATCACGCGCTTCTCCCGCGCCAACAACCTGGTTCCGGTTTCCGAGCCCCGCGGTCCTGGCGCGATGGTTGCATTCGACATTCTCAGGCAGCGCGGCAGCGATGAGCCGGATGCGGAGATGACCAAGCGCGTGACCCGGGTGGCGCACGAGAACGGACTCATTCTGCTATCCTGCGGCGTGACGGCGAGCACCATCCGCATCCTCGTGCCGCTGACGGCGTCGGATGTGATCGTGGACGAAGGGCTCGCGATCCTGGAGAAATGCCTGGCCGCGTGA
- a CDS encoding methyl-accepting chemotaxis protein: MLTLFSKSSQATVKSSLAPAADAEPSNAPMPQTIRVIDTDDRLAGLSADSFMFDGAASPLAFAFVSPHLDFVKVTTELRRLAGRTTVIAVSTAGELCAASPTTLYKPTGDRWSSVVIQVFPPDLFQAVSIHAVPLQNDDIRKGAPALPHDQRIEAIVRSLAAVRTPFGIDVRDTLAFTLVDGVSASENYFMEAVYRAGKFPCAFVGGSAGGKLDFKNTYIFDGNRVIENHALLIFMKMADGRGFSLFKSQNFKKTGQSFVVMGADPNRRTASGVLDERTNEIRPFANAVAEALKTTPAGVMSKMQRYSFGIEVGTDLFVRSVADINAETGVISFFCDVNSGDRLELLEATDFVEQTRRDLQAFLHGKPPAIGAVLNDCILRRLNNESALRNLSGLWPMPVAGFSTFGELFGININQTLTAVVFFDTRSQTLQDAFADMFPVHYANFASYFTRSHLNRMILLNRIKDGIVARLTEYLGTSALLSEKVENALGQTAAINTIVKDIHSVILTSADSAIKATDTTALADEFTGLTQAMNGLRDILKIIDTIAGQTNLLALNATIESARAGEAGRGFSVVASEVKKLAQDTRSSLSRTHASIGGMETSLASLGSNIQETRGQLVQAGEGYSGIVTHIEQMFTKLETITGVLAELGTFVRERSAELAGVMGEIDKLKRIG; encoded by the coding sequence ATGTTGACACTGTTCTCGAAAAGCTCACAAGCCACGGTGAAATCCTCGCTCGCGCCTGCTGCTGATGCGGAGCCGTCCAACGCACCCATGCCGCAGACGATCCGTGTCATCGATACGGATGACAGGCTCGCAGGGCTCTCCGCCGACAGCTTCATGTTCGACGGCGCCGCATCGCCGCTCGCCTTCGCCTTCGTCTCTCCGCACCTCGATTTCGTGAAGGTCACGACGGAGTTGCGCAGGCTGGCCGGCCGTACGACCGTGATCGCCGTCTCGACCGCGGGGGAACTCTGCGCGGCTTCGCCCACGACGCTCTACAAGCCGACGGGCGATCGCTGGTCGTCGGTGGTGATCCAGGTGTTTCCCCCCGACCTGTTTCAGGCGGTGAGCATCCATGCGGTGCCCCTTCAGAACGACGACATCCGCAAGGGCGCGCCGGCCTTGCCGCACGATCAGCGGATCGAGGCGATCGTCCGGTCGCTCGCTGCGGTGCGGACGCCGTTCGGGATCGACGTGCGCGACACGCTCGCCTTCACGCTGGTGGACGGCGTCTCGGCCAGCGAGAACTATTTCATGGAAGCGGTCTACCGCGCCGGCAAGTTTCCTTGTGCCTTCGTCGGCGGCTCCGCCGGAGGCAAGCTCGACTTCAAGAACACCTACATCTTCGACGGCAACCGCGTGATCGAGAATCATGCGCTCCTGATCTTCATGAAGATGGCTGATGGACGCGGATTCAGCCTGTTCAAGAGCCAGAACTTCAAGAAGACAGGACAGTCCTTCGTCGTGATGGGGGCCGACCCGAACCGGCGCACCGCCTCCGGCGTGCTCGACGAGCGCACCAACGAAATTCGGCCATTCGCCAACGCCGTCGCCGAGGCGCTCAAGACCACGCCCGCCGGCGTCATGTCCAAGATGCAGCGCTACTCTTTCGGAATCGAGGTCGGAACTGATCTGTTCGTCCGTTCGGTTGCGGACATCAATGCCGAGACCGGCGTGATCTCCTTCTTCTGCGACGTGAACTCGGGTGATCGCCTCGAGCTGCTGGAGGCAACCGATTTCGTCGAACAGACCCGGCGCGATCTCCAGGCCTTCCTGCACGGCAAGCCGCCGGCGATCGGCGCGGTTCTCAATGACTGCATCCTGCGCCGCCTGAACAATGAGAGCGCGCTGCGCAATCTGTCCGGCCTGTGGCCGATGCCCGTTGCCGGGTTTTCCACCTTCGGCGAGCTGTTCGGCATCAACATCAACCAGACGCTGACGGCGGTGGTGTTCTTCGACACGCGGAGCCAGACGTTGCAGGATGCGTTCGCGGACATGTTTCCGGTCCATTATGCGAACTTCGCCAGCTACTTCACCCGCAGCCATCTCAACCGGATGATCCTGCTGAACCGGATCAAGGACGGCATTGTTGCGCGTCTCACGGAATATCTCGGCACCAGCGCGCTGCTGAGCGAGAAGGTCGAGAACGCGCTCGGCCAGACCGCCGCGATCAACACGATCGTCAAGGATATCCATTCGGTGATCCTGACCAGTGCGGATTCGGCGATCAAGGCGACCGACACGACCGCGCTCGCGGATGAATTCACCGGGCTGACGCAAGCCATGAACGGCCTGCGCGACATTCTCAAGATCATCGATACGATCGCCGGCCAGACCAACCTGCTGGCGCTGAACGCCACCATCGAGTCCGCGCGCGCGGGCGAGGCCGGCCGCGGGTTCTCCGTGGTCGCAAGCGAGGTGAAGAAGCTCGCCCAGGATACGCGCTCCAGCCTGTCGCGCACCCATGCCTCGATCGGCGGGATGGAAACCTCGCTCGCTTCGCTCGGCTCGAACATCCAGGAAACCCGCGGTCAGCTGGTCCAGGCGGGCGAAGGCTATAGCGGGATCGTGACCCATATCGAGCAAATGTTCACCAAGCTCGAGACGATCACCGGGGTGCTCGCCGAGCTCGGTACCTTCGTGCGCGAGCGCAGCGCCGAGCTTGCGGGGGTCATGGGAGAGATCGACAAGCTGAAGCGCATCGGCTGA
- a CDS encoding LysR substrate-binding domain-containing protein has protein sequence MTRPRLPSLIALRAFEAVGRKGSVRAAGDELAVSHTVVSRHLQNLQRSLGVALVRAEGRGLALTEAGRQFHAEVTQAFDIIARATTQVRPLARPTLNIWCIPGLANRRLLARLPELTGPPRNWDINLQPTLAHPDLLRGEADAEIVYADAIDVRGPLTAEALVRPRVFPVASPAYLARFPAIATLPGLAKASLIHEESTAQWEQWFELAGHPEHVTLRGQRLWHAHLAIEAARIGQGVALANEVLVADDMRSGALVEVLPSSVRMGAYQLIALKERWDEPAIIALRGWLKKVLAL, from the coding sequence ATGACGCGACCCCGATTGCCCTCTCTCATCGCGCTGCGCGCCTTCGAGGCCGTCGGGCGCAAGGGCAGCGTGCGTGCCGCCGGCGACGAGCTCGCCGTCAGCCACACCGTCGTCTCCCGCCATCTGCAGAACCTGCAGCGCAGCCTCGGCGTCGCGCTGGTCCGCGCCGAGGGGCGCGGTCTCGCGCTCACCGAGGCCGGACGCCAGTTTCATGCCGAGGTCACACAGGCCTTCGACATCATCGCCCGCGCCACCACGCAGGTGCGGCCGCTGGCGCGCCCGACGCTGAACATCTGGTGCATTCCCGGCCTCGCCAACCGGCGCCTGCTGGCGCGGCTGCCCGAGCTGACAGGTCCGCCGCGCAACTGGGACATCAACCTGCAGCCGACCTTGGCGCATCCCGACCTGCTCCGCGGCGAGGCGGATGCCGAGATCGTCTATGCCGATGCGATCGACGTCCGCGGTCCCTTGACGGCCGAGGCGCTGGTGCGCCCGCGCGTCTTCCCGGTGGCAAGCCCGGCCTATCTCGCGCGCTTCCCGGCGATCGCGACGCTGCCCGGCCTCGCCAAGGCCTCGCTGATCCACGAGGAGTCGACCGCGCAATGGGAGCAGTGGTTCGAGCTGGCGGGGCATCCGGAGCACGTCACCCTGCGCGGCCAGCGGTTGTGGCACGCGCATCTCGCGATCGAGGCGGCTCGAATCGGGCAGGGCGTCGCGCTCGCCAATGAGGTGCTGGTCGCCGACGACATGCGCAGCGGCGCCCTGGTTGAGGTGCTGCCGTCGTCGGTTCGCATGGGCGCCTATCAGCTCATTGCGCTCAAGGAGCGCTGGGACGAGCCCGCCATCATCGCTCTGCGCGGGTGGCTGAAGAAGGTGCTGGCGCTGTAG
- a CDS encoding NADPH-dependent FMN reductase, which produces MSNRILVFYGSYRVDRMGIRLAQFVVDGLRGKGQDVELIDAKAIGLPMLDRMFKEYKPGEAPAAMAELAAKIRAADGFVFVTGEYNWGMQPGLKNLTDHFLEEWFWRPAAIASYSAGRLSGARAATAWHGTLSEMGMVVVSSTLAVGPIGQALSADGKPTGDSGKALAHAFPRFADDLLWWVEAGREQRARKAPPY; this is translated from the coding sequence ATGAGCAATCGCATCCTCGTCTTCTATGGCTCCTATCGTGTCGACCGGATGGGCATCCGGCTCGCGCAATTCGTCGTCGACGGGCTGCGCGGCAAGGGCCAGGACGTCGAGCTGATCGACGCCAAGGCCATCGGCCTGCCGATGCTCGACAGAATGTTCAAGGAATACAAGCCGGGCGAGGCGCCGGCGGCCATGGCCGAGCTCGCGGCCAAGATCCGCGCGGCGGATGGATTCGTGTTCGTCACCGGCGAATATAATTGGGGCATGCAGCCCGGGCTGAAGAACCTCACCGACCACTTCCTGGAGGAATGGTTCTGGCGCCCGGCGGCGATCGCGAGCTACTCGGCCGGCCGGCTGTCGGGCGCGCGGGCCGCGACCGCCTGGCACGGCACTTTATCGGAGATGGGCATGGTGGTGGTGTCGAGCACGCTCGCGGTCGGCCCGATCGGACAGGCGCTGTCGGCTGACGGCAAGCCGACGGGCGACTCGGGCAAGGCGCTCGCGCACGCGTTTCCGCGCTTCGCCGATGATCTGTTGTGGTGGGTCGAGGCGGGCCGGGAGCAGCGGGCGCGCAAGGCGCCGCCTTACTGA
- a CDS encoding acyl-CoA dehydrogenase family protein: MATSTAARKIDDSPYPQLDAVVADVIRANADRNDREGRFPRENLLALAEAGWTGVLNDRRFGGLGLGHVDFAEAAYRIGQADASTGLVYVMHVGAAQTINLFGTDDQKERWLKADHGRLLGTYSTSERATGGHWWYNLSEAARDGEDYRLNADKSFTTSSGQADFYVAQTRTPGAKDQADIIFFIVDGKAEGIESKPWEALGVRANHSGGISYKNVHVPKRDRLGAEGQGKEIIYDGVSPVYLIGLGAVWEGLARGVLNAAVAHTTGFVHKDRNKSLSDYQAIRQELGAAKVLVESLRPWRIELAHKLDELWRAGKPQSEILIPLTEFKVHAAEVANKVASTALTVTGGYGYHRGPIERAFRDARAAIAMGPSNIIAREWIGKAQVGLPLELFYEGGE; encoded by the coding sequence ATGGCGACCAGCACTGCCGCACGCAAGATCGACGACAGCCCATACCCGCAGCTCGACGCCGTCGTGGCTGACGTCATCAGGGCCAATGCCGATCGCAACGACCGCGAGGGCCGCTTTCCCCGCGAGAACCTGCTCGCGCTGGCCGAGGCCGGCTGGACCGGCGTGCTCAATGATCGCCGTTTTGGCGGGCTCGGGCTCGGCCATGTCGACTTTGCCGAAGCCGCCTACCGCATCGGCCAGGCCGATGCGTCGACCGGCCTCGTCTATGTCATGCATGTCGGCGCTGCCCAGACCATCAATCTGTTCGGCACCGACGACCAGAAGGAGCGCTGGCTCAAGGCGGACCATGGCCGCCTGCTCGGCACCTATTCGACCAGCGAGCGCGCCACCGGCGGGCACTGGTGGTACAATCTGTCGGAGGCCGCGCGCGACGGCGAGGATTATCGCCTGAACGCCGACAAGTCGTTCACGACCAGCTCGGGGCAGGCCGACTTCTACGTCGCCCAGACCCGTACGCCAGGCGCCAAGGACCAGGCCGACATCATCTTCTTCATCGTCGACGGCAAGGCCGAGGGCATCGAGTCCAAGCCGTGGGAGGCGCTCGGTGTGCGCGCCAATCATTCCGGCGGCATCAGCTACAAGAACGTGCATGTGCCCAAGCGCGATCGCCTCGGCGCCGAGGGGCAGGGCAAGGAGATCATCTATGACGGCGTCTCGCCGGTCTACCTGATCGGTCTCGGCGCGGTCTGGGAGGGGCTGGCGCGCGGCGTGCTCAATGCCGCCGTGGCGCACACCACCGGCTTCGTGCACAAGGACCGTAACAAGAGCCTCTCCGACTACCAGGCGATCCGGCAGGAGCTCGGGGCCGCCAAGGTGCTGGTCGAGAGCCTGCGTCCGTGGCGGATCGAGCTCGCGCACAAGCTCGACGAGCTCTGGCGCGCCGGCAAGCCGCAGAGCGAGATCCTGATCCCGCTGACCGAGTTCAAGGTGCATGCCGCGGAGGTCGCCAACAAGGTGGCGTCAACGGCGCTGACGGTGACCGGCGGCTACGGCTACCATCGCGGCCCGATCGAGCGCGCCTTCCGCGACGCCCGTGCGGCGATCGCGATGGGGCCGTCCAACATCATCGCGCGGGAATGGATCGGGAAGGCCCAGGTCGGGCTGCCGCTCGAGCTGTTCTACGAAGGCGGGGAATAG
- a CDS encoding ABC transporter ATP-binding protein: protein MSDVLLSVEHLAATYDQAIRAVSDVSFAVHAGEIVAVLGANGAGKSTTLQAVSALLPARRGQITGGRISYDGRDVSSSSAAQLVRAGLVPVLEGRHCFASLSVEENLITGAIGRDARRGEIAADLERVYALFPQLTRHRRSVAGLTSGGEQQMTAIGRALMSRPRLLVLDEPSMGLAPLVVEGIFRALKRLNAEEGLSILVAEQNSTVALRFADHAIVLEGGRSVLAGPARELRQRPDIKHLYLGGATAPAETTQAVA, encoded by the coding sequence GTGAGCGATGTGCTGTTGTCGGTCGAGCATCTCGCGGCGACCTATGACCAGGCGATCCGCGCGGTCAGCGACGTCTCGTTTGCGGTCCACGCCGGCGAGATCGTCGCGGTGCTCGGCGCCAATGGCGCCGGCAAGTCGACCACCTTGCAGGCGGTCTCGGCGCTGCTGCCGGCGCGGCGCGGCCAGATCACTGGCGGACGGATCAGCTATGACGGACGCGACGTGTCGTCGTCCTCGGCCGCGCAGCTCGTGCGCGCCGGCCTCGTGCCGGTGCTCGAAGGCCGGCATTGCTTTGCCTCGCTCAGCGTCGAGGAGAATCTGATCACCGGCGCGATCGGTCGCGATGCGAGGCGCGGCGAGATCGCGGCCGATCTCGAGCGTGTCTACGCGCTGTTTCCGCAGCTCACGCGGCATCGCCGCTCGGTGGCGGGGCTGACCTCCGGCGGCGAGCAGCAGATGACGGCGATCGGCCGCGCGCTGATGTCGCGGCCGCGGCTCCTGGTGCTCGACGAGCCCTCGATGGGGCTCGCGCCGCTGGTGGTCGAAGGCATCTTTCGCGCGCTCAAGCGGCTCAATGCGGAGGAGGGGCTGTCGATCCTGGTGGCCGAGCAGAACTCCACGGTGGCGCTGCGCTTCGCCGACCACGCCATCGTGCTCGAAGGCGGCCGCAGCGTGCTCGCGGGACCTGCGCGCGAGCTCAGGCAGCGGCCGGACATCAAGCATCTCTATCTCGGCGGCGCGACCGCGCCAGCCGAGACCACCCAGGCCGTGGCCTGA
- a CDS encoding ABC transporter substrate-binding protein: MTTFRQAKLALGAALALGLVTSLPALTSPAKADEQFFPLQSYRVGPYAAGGTGFFGGFIDYLNLINTRDGGVNGVKLTWDEGETQYEVERGVEVYERLKSRPGVAAWNPLSVGIAYAMIDRISKDKVPLITINHGRTDSTDGRVFPYVFPLLLNPYSETSGIVNYIATREGGPEKLKGKKIVVLYHGSPYGKETIPIYKLLSDKYGFELEQIEVPHPGNEQQSQWLSIRRAKADYVVLRGWGVMNPVALKTAQKTGFPVDHIIGNVWSNSEEDVIPAGDAAKGYVAITTQASGAEYPVLQEVIKTVYGAGKGNLDDKKRIGSVYHNLGIVNGILNVEAVRIAQEKFGKRTLTGDEVRWGFEHLQLDPARVEALGAKGLFHSINVTWDNHEGNGRVTFQQWDGAKWKVVSDWISPDWAALRPIIEKSSTAYAQERGIKIRTSGDDPVGQ; encoded by the coding sequence ATGACGACGTTCAGACAAGCGAAGCTGGCTTTGGGGGCGGCGCTCGCCCTCGGGCTGGTCACCAGCCTCCCGGCGCTGACATCGCCGGCGAAAGCCGACGAGCAGTTCTTCCCGCTGCAGAGCTATCGTGTCGGACCGTATGCGGCCGGCGGCACCGGCTTCTTCGGCGGCTTCATCGACTATCTCAACCTGATCAACACCCGCGACGGCGGCGTCAATGGCGTCAAGCTGACCTGGGACGAGGGCGAGACGCAATACGAGGTCGAGCGCGGCGTCGAGGTCTATGAGCGGCTGAAGAGCCGTCCGGGTGTCGCGGCGTGGAATCCGCTCTCGGTCGGCATTGCCTATGCGATGATCGACCGCATCAGCAAGGACAAGGTGCCGCTGATCACCATCAATCACGGCCGCACCGACTCCACTGATGGCCGCGTCTTTCCGTACGTATTCCCGCTGCTGCTCAATCCCTACAGCGAGACCTCGGGCATCGTGAACTACATCGCGACGCGTGAGGGCGGGCCTGAGAAGCTGAAGGGCAAGAAGATCGTCGTGCTGTATCACGGCTCGCCTTACGGCAAGGAGACGATCCCGATCTACAAGCTGTTGTCCGACAAATACGGTTTCGAGCTGGAGCAGATCGAGGTGCCGCATCCCGGCAATGAGCAGCAGTCGCAATGGCTGTCGATCCGCCGCGCCAAGGCCGACTACGTCGTGCTGCGCGGCTGGGGCGTGATGAACCCGGTGGCGCTGAAGACGGCGCAGAAGACCGGCTTCCCGGTCGACCACATCATCGGCAACGTCTGGTCCAACTCGGAAGAAGACGTCATCCCGGCCGGCGACGCTGCCAAGGGCTATGTCGCGATTACCACGCAGGCGTCGGGCGCGGAATATCCGGTGCTGCAGGAGGTGATCAAGACCGTCTACGGCGCCGGCAAGGGCAATCTCGACGACAAGAAGCGCATCGGCAGCGTCTACCACAACCTCGGCATCGTGAACGGCATCCTCAATGTCGAGGCGGTCAGAATCGCGCAGGAGAAGTTCGGCAAGCGGACCCTGACCGGCGACGAGGTGCGTTGGGGGTTCGAGCATCTGCAGCTCGATCCGGCCCGGGTCGAGGCGCTCGGCGCCAAGGGCCTGTTCCACTCGATCAACGTCACCTGGGACAATCACGAGGGCAATGGCCGCGTGACCTTCCAGCAATGGGACGGCGCCAAGTGGAAGGTCGTGTCCGACTGGATCTCGCCGGACTGGGCGGCGCTGCGCCCGATCATCGAGAAGTCGTCGACGGCCTATGCGCAGGAGCGCGGCATCAAGATCCGCACGTCGGGTGACGATCCGGTCGGGCAGTGA
- a CDS encoding branched-chain amino acid ABC transporter permease: MTTITETAATPARLAWLTPNLLGVVLLLLLGYIIVPWIGSDYLMDAVLTPFLALALAAVGLNVLTGYAGQVSLGSAAFLAVGAYAAYNLNLRLPGLPLLADIVLAGGIAAAVGIVFGLPSLRLRGFYLAVSTLAAQFFVQWALTKFGWFSNDNASGVIDAPVLRIGSLTFSSATGRYVFSLSIVVIATALTARLLASQTGRNFIAVRDHEVAAKVIGVPLLRTKLLAFGFSSFLIGVAGVLWAFAYLRTVEPAGFNLDRSFQILFIIIIGGLASLRGAFIGAAFIVVFPLLLSRLGAALLGSVFDSGVLEMSQRIVIGALIIAFLIAEPRGLVALIDRAIGAARRLRSTQT, translated from the coding sequence ATGACGACGATCACAGAAACCGCTGCCACGCCCGCGCGACTGGCCTGGCTCACCCCGAACCTGCTCGGCGTCGTGCTGCTGCTCCTGCTCGGCTACATCATCGTGCCGTGGATCGGCTCGGACTATCTGATGGACGCGGTGCTGACGCCGTTCCTGGCGCTGGCGTTGGCCGCGGTCGGACTCAACGTGCTGACCGGCTATGCCGGCCAAGTGTCGCTGGGCTCGGCGGCGTTCCTCGCGGTCGGCGCTTATGCGGCCTACAATCTCAATCTCAGATTGCCGGGCCTGCCGCTGCTCGCCGACATCGTGCTGGCCGGCGGCATCGCCGCGGCGGTCGGGATCGTGTTCGGCCTGCCGAGCCTGCGGCTGCGCGGCTTCTACTTGGCGGTTTCGACACTCGCGGCGCAGTTCTTCGTGCAATGGGCGCTGACCAAGTTCGGCTGGTTCTCCAATGACAATGCCTCGGGGGTGATCGACGCGCCCGTGCTCCGCATCGGCAGCCTGACGTTTTCCTCGGCCACCGGCCGCTACGTGTTCTCGCTCTCGATCGTGGTGATCGCCACCGCGCTGACGGCGCGGCTGTTGGCCTCGCAGACCGGGCGCAACTTCATTGCGGTGCGCGACCACGAGGTCGCGGCCAAGGTGATCGGCGTGCCCTTGCTCCGCACCAAACTGCTCGCCTTTGGCTTCTCGTCATTCCTGATCGGCGTCGCCGGCGTGCTCTGGGCGTTCGCGTACTTACGCACGGTCGAGCCGGCCGGCTTCAACCTCGATCGCTCGTTCCAGATCCTGTTCATCATCATCATCGGCGGGCTCGCCTCGCTGCGTGGCGCCTTCATCGGCGCGGCCTTCATCGTCGTCTTTCCGCTGCTGCTGTCCCGGCTCGGCGCCGCATTGCTCGGCAGCGTGTTCGATTCCGGCGTGCTCGAGATGAGCCAGCGCATCGTCATCGGCGCCTTGATCATCGCCTTCCTGATAGCCGAGCCGCGCGGCCTCGTCGCGCTGATCGACCGCGCAATCGGCGCTGCGCGTCGCCTCCGTTCAACCCAGACCTGA